The Brachionichthys hirsutus isolate HB-005 chromosome 11, CSIRO-AGI_Bhir_v1, whole genome shotgun sequence genome includes a window with the following:
- the LOC137901580 gene encoding uncharacterized protein isoform X1: protein MAANGMSPQLKRRGSDNKQRTAPENAERRAAAPGRPPAAKRRPSCEQPDSADFLEATAAGHHVDGVDPVSWDVLRLTRVSVSASATAAGRDVCSLLMTFSHLLSERVVADTSQISELEGVLAEAATVASCLREKKKYLRQTLSVISEKLQD from the exons ATGGCAGCAAACGGGATGTCGCCTCAGTTAAAGAGACGAGGGAGCGACAACAAGCAGCGCACAGCCCcagag AATGCGGAACGCAGAGCTGCAGCTCCGGGCAGACCTCCAGCAGCGAAGCGGAGGCCTTCCTGTGAGCAGCCGGACTCAGCAGACTTCCTGGAGGCTACGGCAGCAG gtcaccatgtggacggcgtagaTCCAGTTAGCTGGGATGTTCTCCGGTTGAcccgtgtttctgtttctgcttctgccACAGCGGCGGGACGAGACGTCTGCTCTCTGTTGATGACGTTCTCACACCTGCTCAG CGAGAGGGTCGTGGCCGACACCTCCCAGATCAGCGAGCTGGAGGGGGTTCTGGCCGAAGCTGCGACTGTGGCGTCCTGCctcagagagaagaagaagtatcTCCGGCAGACTTTGTCTGTGATTTCTGAGAAGCTGCAGGACTGA
- the LOC137901580 gene encoding testis-expressed protein 12 isoform X2: MAANGMSPQLKRRGSDNKQRTAPENAERRAAAPGRPPAAKRRPSCEQPDSADFLEATAAAAGRDVCSLLMTFSHLLSERVVADTSQISELEGVLAEAATVASCLREKKKYLRQTLSVISEKLQD; encoded by the exons ATGGCAGCAAACGGGATGTCGCCTCAGTTAAAGAGACGAGGGAGCGACAACAAGCAGCGCACAGCCCcagag AATGCGGAACGCAGAGCTGCAGCTCCGGGCAGACCTCCAGCAGCGAAGCGGAGGCCTTCCTGTGAGCAGCCGGACTCAGCAGACTTCCTGGAGGCTACGGCAGCAG CGGCGGGACGAGACGTCTGCTCTCTGTTGATGACGTTCTCACACCTGCTCAG CGAGAGGGTCGTGGCCGACACCTCCCAGATCAGCGAGCTGGAGGGGGTTCTGGCCGAAGCTGCGACTGTGGCGTCCTGCctcagagagaagaagaagtatcTCCGGCAGACTTTGTCTGTGATTTCTGAGAAGCTGCAGGACTGA
- the LOC137901580 gene encoding testis-expressed protein 12 isoform X3 has translation MRNAELQLRADLQQRSGGLPVSSRTQQTSWRLRQQVREQPAAGRDVCSLLMTFSHLLSERVVADTSQISELEGVLAEAATVASCLREKKKYLRQTLSVISEKLQD, from the exons ATGCGGAACGCAGAGCTGCAGCTCCGGGCAGACCTCCAGCAGCGAAGCGGAGGCCTTCCTGTGAGCAGCCGGACTCAGCAGACTTCCTGGAGGCTACGGCAGCAGGTGCGTGAACAGCCAG CGGCGGGACGAGACGTCTGCTCTCTGTTGATGACGTTCTCACACCTGCTCAG CGAGAGGGTCGTGGCCGACACCTCCCAGATCAGCGAGCTGGAGGGGGTTCTGGCCGAAGCTGCGACTGTGGCGTCCTGCctcagagagaagaagaagtatcTCCGGCAGACTTTGTCTGTGATTTCTGAGAAGCTGCAGGACTGA
- the sdhdb gene encoding succinate dehydrogenase [ubiquinone] cytochrome b small subunit B, mitochondrial — protein MAAIVRLACVCRGGVKPLLYRSSLLARPLAVPHKHQEQPHVLAARIHATPGLNAGSRAASLHWTAERVLSVLLLTMGPVAFFNPCPAVDYSLAAALTLHGHWGIGQVLTDYVHGDAKVKVANAGLFLLSTVTFAGLCYFNYSDVGLCKAVALLWSK, from the exons ATGGCGGCTATCGTCAGGTTGGCTTGTGTGTGTCGCGGAGGCGTCAAAC CGCTGCTCTACCGGAGCTCTCTGCTGGCCAGGCCTCTGGCTGTACCTCACAAACACCAGGAGCAGCCCCACGTCCTGGCCGCCAGGATCCATGCCACACCGGGCCTGAACG CGGGCTCCAGGGCCGCCTCCCTGCACTGGACAGCAGAGCGCGTCCTGAGCGTCCTGCTGCTGACCATGGGACCTGTGGCCTTCTTCAACCCATGCCCGGCTGTGGACTATTCCCTGGCCGCCGCCCTCACCTTGCATGGACACTG GGGCATCGGGCAGGTGCTGACGGACTACGTTCACGGGGACGCGAAGGTTAAGGTGGCCAACGCCGGCCTCTTCCTGCTGTCCACGGTCACCTTCGCTGGTCTGTGTTACTTCAACTACAGTGACGTGGGCCTCTGCAAAGCCGTCGCCCTGCTCTGGAGCAAATGA
- the timm8b gene encoding mitochondrial import inner membrane translocase subunit Tim8 B, which produces MNSFDDMSASEKAEAAELQRMIAVEQQKVQFHAQVHRFTDVCWDRCSVTPSSKLDHRTDACLQSCVERFIDTTLIITNRFTHMVQKGAQ; this is translated from the exons ATGAACAGTTTCGATGACATGAGCGCTTCGGAGAAAGCGGAAGCTGCGGAGCTTCAGCGCATGATCGCCGTGGAGCAGCAGAAAGTGCAGTTCCATGCGCAG GTCCACAGATTCACCGACGTCTGCTGGGACCGGTGCTCGGTCACCCCCAGCTCCAAGTTGGACCACCGCACGGACGCTTGTCTGCAAAGCTGCGTGGAGCGCTTCATCGACACGACCCTGATCATCACCAACCGCTTCACGCACATGGTGCAGAAGGGCGCGCAGTGA
- the il4i1 gene encoding L-amino-acid oxidase, producing the protein MIPRTTLCKVFPLAAVVGVAVFWLTGISGDPLFECLQADTDYNELLNIVHKGLPATKTPRHVAIIGGGMAGLTAAKFLEGAGHKTTIIEASGRIGGRVETFRNTREGWYAEVGAMRIPSFHKILIAFASVLNISLNHFLQDDANTFYLVNGVLHKTSAVEKDPGLLNYSLTDSERGRSAAQLFSQALGKVKDDLKAIGCRAMMDKYDSYTVMEYLVKEADLSRGALRMIGDILNENGLFYTSLLEMLYIQSDINSDVEYLEVTNGFDLLPGALEQLLNATILLNSKVMQVDQSGGRNVTVAYRDSSNPGSLSNLTVDYALVTATAKASLFIDFQPPLSGDKMEALRSVHYTSSTKIILSFSTRFWEREGISGGKSITDRPSRFIYYPSHSFPGTSAGALLASYTCSDDSTLFQGMNEDELMEVVLGDLVKIHGEGIRPLWTGGFVKKWASDPYSLGAFALFTPYQQGHYAAELFQSEGRVHFAGEHAATPHGWIETAMKSALRAARNINDLTV; encoded by the exons ATGATTCCTCGCACGACGCTGTGTAAAGTCT TTCCCCTGGCCGCTGTAGTCGGCGTTGCTGTGTTTTGGTTGACTGGGATCTCTGGTGACCCTCTGTTTGAGTGCCTTCAAGCGGACACTGACTACAACGAACTCCTCAACATCGTTCACAAAGGTCTTCCTGCCACAAAGACTCCTCGTCACGTCGCCATCATTGGCGGTGGCATGGCTGGACTGACCGCTGCTAAGTTTCTGGAAGGTGCGGGACACAAG ACGACCATAATAGAAGCCAGTGGCCGCATTGGAGGACGTGTGGAGACCTTCAGGAACACCAGAGAAGGCTGGTACGCAGAAGTGGGCGCCATGAGGATCCCCAGCTTTCATAA GATCCTGATTGCCTTTGCCTCCGTTTTAAACATTTCCCTCAACCACTTCCTCCAAGACGACGCCAACACGTTCTACCTGGTCAACGGGGTTCTTCACAAAACCTCCGCTGTGGAGAAGGACCCAGGCCTGCTCAACTACAGCCTGACGGACAGCGAGAGGGGGAGGTCAGCAGCTCAGCTGTTCAGTCAGGCGCTCGGGAAG GTGAAGGATGACCTGAAGGCGATTGGCTGCAGAGCCATGATGGATAAATATGATTCCTACACGGTGATG GAGTATCTGGTGAAAGAGGCCGACCTGAGTCGTGGAGCTCTGAGGATGATCGGGGACATCCTGAATGAGAACGGCCTCTTCTACACATCCCTTCTGGAGATGCTGTACATCCAGTCAGACATCAACAGCGATGTGGA GTACCTTGAGGTGACTAATGGCTTCGACCTCCTCCCCGGGGCTCTCGAGCAGCTTTTGAATGCTACCATCCTCCTCAACTCCAAAGTCATGCAAGTCGACCAATCAGGCGGCAGGAATGTGACGGTAGCATACCGGGACTCGAGCAATCCCGGCTCCCTGTCCAACCTGACGGTGGACTATGCCCTAGTTACTGCCACAGCAAAGGCCAGCCTCTTTATTGACTTCCAGCCCCCGCTCTCTGGGGACAAGATGGAGGCACTTCGCTCGGTTCACTACACCAGCTCCACCAAAATCAttctcagcttcagcaccaGGTTCTGGGAGAGAGAGGGCATCAGCGGAGGCAAGAGCATCACTGACCGGCCCTCCCGATTCATCTACTACCCCAGTCACAGCTTCCCCGGGACAAGTGCCGGCGCCCTGCTGGCCTCCTACACCTGCTCTGATGACTCCACCCTCTTCCAAGGCATGAACGAGGATGAGCTGATGGAGGTGGTCCTGGGCGACCTGGTGAAGATTCACGGGGAGGGAATCAGGCCTCTGTGGACGGGGGGCTTTGTGAAGAAGTGGGCCTCGGACCCCTACAGCCTGGGAGCCTTCGCGCTGTTCACACCCTACCAGCAGGGGCACTACGCCGCAGAGCTGTTCCAGAGCGAGGGACGGGTCCACTTCGCAGGAGAACATGCAGCGACTCCACACGGCTGGATTGAAACCGCCATGAAGTCTGCGCTCAGAGCAGCCAGGAACATCAATGACCTGACCGTGTAG